The proteins below are encoded in one region of Chrysemys picta bellii isolate R12L10 chromosome 4, ASM1138683v2, whole genome shotgun sequence:
- the GPR68 gene encoding ovarian cancer G-protein coupled receptor 1 — MQDFTQTMTNNSNECTINHSIHQTLSPTIYILVFVVGLPANCLSLYYGYLQIRAKNELGIYLCNLTIADLFYIFSLPFWLQYVLQHDNWTYDENLCKICGILLYENIYISVGFLCCISIDRYLAVVHPFRFYQFRTIKAAVVVSIIIWGKEILMSWFVFKHANITKDADSHMICFEHYPIKDWEHNTNYYRFFAGFLFPFFLLLFSYCGILRVVRKSHGTQKKTKIQIKRLVSSTVLIFLVCFGPYHILLVIRSLFENNCKFAEKIFNIYHFSLLLTSFNCVADPVLYCFSNETTYQNFVKMRDSGLTCLRCLRTKPQVSYQLKTPETLRKSNSVPAVEEPELLNKLHTVNEMKDSSIASIDRL; from the coding sequence ATGCAGGATTTCACACAGACTATGACTAATAATTCTAATGAGTGCACCATTAATCACAGCATACACCAGACTTTATCCCCCACTATATACATACTTGTCTTTGTAGTAGGTCTCCCAGCTAACTGCCTCTCGCTGTACTATGGGTACCTACAGATCAGGGCCAAAAACGAACTGGGGATCTATCTGTGCAATTTGACTATAGCAGACCTGTTCTACATCTTCTCTTTGCCTTTCTGGCTCCAGTACGTTTTGCAGCATGACAACTGGACCTACGACGAAAATCTGTGTAAAATCTGTGGCATACTCCTGTATGAGAACATCTACATCAGTGTGGGCTTCCTCTGCTGCATCTCCATTGACCGCTATCTAGCAGTGGTACATCCTTTTCGTTTCTATCAGTTTCGGACAATAAAGGCTGCTGTGGTAGTGAGCATCATAATCTGGGGCAAGGAAATTCTGATGAGCTGGTTTGTCTTTAAGCATGCTAATATTACTAAGGATGCAGACAGTCATATGATATGCTTTGAACATTATCCCATCAAAGATTGGGAGCACAATACCAATTACTACCGCTTCTTTGCTGGTTTCCTTTTCCCCTTCTTCCTACTGCTCTTTTCTTACTGTGGCATTTTACGAGTTGTCCGCAAGAGCCATGGTACTCAAAAGAAGACAAAAATCCAAATTAAACGTCTGGTTTCAAGCACAGTTCTCATTTTCTTGGTTTGCTTTGGACCATACCACATCCTGTTGGTAATTCGCAGCTTATTTGAGAACAACTGCAAGTTTGCAGAGAAAATCTTTAATATTTACCACTTTTCTCTCTTGTTGACTAGTTTTAACTGTGTTGCTGACCCAGTATTGTACTGCTTTTCCAATGAGACCACCTACCAGAATTTTGTCAAAATGAGAGACTCTGGTTTAACATGCCTAAGATGTTTAAGGACTAAACCCCAGGTATCCTACCAGCTGAAAACTCCAGAAACCCTCAGAAAAAGCAACAGTGTACCAGCAGTTGAAGAGCCAGAGTTATTAAACAAACTACATACTGTTAATGAAATGAAAGACTCTTCCATCGCCAGTATAGACAGACTTTAG